A single genomic interval of Halogeometricum sp. S3BR5-2 harbors:
- a CDS encoding ATP-binding protein: MTQRRFVNRADELETLRTAFHSEQAELLVIYGRRRLGKSALVREATTDIDDAVYWQATEETPEVQLADFVTTASETFPLLEDIQRDWEALLRALGRQDAVVVLDEFPYLVQSDEALPSKIQRVWDTQLEDTNMTLVLVGSSISVMEEKVLGGGSPLYGRRTGAIDLPPLSIDDARQFYPGDDPDTTVQSWGVFGGTPYYLRALDPSATLAENIQARILSEHGVLHNEPEFLLRTEFGIREPQTYYTILRAIATGNHETSEIANFAGVDSNSLGSYLSKLRRLRLVERDIPVTANPNATRKSRYRLKEPLFRFWFRYVYGQTGKLVQLGDAAYEELVEPTFTDYMGPMFEIVCQNALPSLLPNTYQGIGYWWHRNHELDVVGLGSDGTLVAGECKYTTREMTEGDLADLERTAQEVQWSRDGGEELTYHYCCFCRSGFSDGLRSTAAERDDLSLFTPSDIIE, translated from the coding sequence ATGACACAGCGCCGGTTCGTCAATCGAGCGGACGAACTCGAGACACTTCGGACAGCATTCCACAGCGAGCAAGCCGAGCTGCTCGTCATCTACGGTCGCCGCCGGCTCGGGAAGAGCGCCCTCGTTCGTGAGGCGACGACCGACATCGACGATGCCGTCTACTGGCAGGCGACCGAGGAAACCCCCGAGGTACAACTCGCCGATTTCGTCACGACCGCCAGCGAGACGTTTCCCCTCCTCGAGGACATCCAGCGCGACTGGGAGGCACTCCTGCGAGCGCTGGGCCGACAGGACGCGGTCGTCGTCCTCGACGAGTTCCCGTACCTCGTCCAATCCGACGAGGCACTGCCCTCGAAGATCCAGCGCGTCTGGGACACCCAGCTCGAAGACACCAACATGACGCTCGTCCTTGTCGGATCGTCGATCAGCGTCATGGAGGAGAAGGTCCTCGGTGGCGGCAGTCCGCTGTACGGGCGACGAACGGGCGCGATCGATCTCCCGCCACTGTCGATCGACGACGCGAGGCAGTTCTATCCGGGAGACGACCCGGACACGACGGTCCAGTCGTGGGGCGTCTTCGGGGGGACGCCGTACTACCTCCGTGCGCTCGATCCGTCCGCGACGCTCGCTGAGAACATCCAGGCGCGCATCCTCTCGGAACACGGCGTCCTGCACAACGAGCCGGAGTTCCTGTTGCGGACCGAGTTCGGCATCCGCGAGCCACAGACCTACTACACGATCCTCCGGGCCATCGCCACCGGGAACCACGAAACCAGCGAGATCGCCAACTTCGCCGGTGTCGACTCGAACAGCCTCGGATCGTACCTCTCGAAGCTCCGTCGGCTACGGCTCGTCGAGCGGGACATCCCAGTCACGGCGAATCCGAACGCGACGCGCAAGAGCCGGTATCGATTGAAGGAGCCGCTCTTCCGATTCTGGTTCCGCTACGTCTATGGACAGACCGGGAAGCTCGTCCAGCTCGGTGACGCGGCCTACGAGGAACTCGTCGAGCCGACGTTCACGGACTACATGGGACCGATGTTCGAGATCGTCTGTCAGAACGCCCTCCCATCGCTACTTCCGAACACCTACCAAGGGATCGGCTACTGGTGGCATCGCAACCACGAACTCGACGTCGTCGGCCTCGGGAGTGACGGAACGCTCGTCGCCGGCGAGTGCAAATACACGACACGGGAAATGACCGAAGGCGATCTCGCTGATCTCGAACGGACCGCCCAAGAGGTCCAGTGGTCGCGGGACGGCGGTGAAGAGCTGACGTATCACTACTGCTGTTTCTGTCGCTCCGGGTTCTCCGACGGGCTCCGCAGTACTGCTGCCGAACGAGACGATCTCTCGTTGTTCACGCCGAGCGATATCATCGAATAG
- a CDS encoding helix-turn-helix domain-containing protein — protein MGGTDSRNGALDTVRERLNVVTQETRFSLIQDILGHPSGLPTLKELDYVNPSRSQTTIRQHLQRLVETGIVEKVELPEDRRQNDLPYTFYGTSEEGRRFLEEHKLLRAEETLRKIYDRVEKTAEIERYESAPRPER, from the coding sequence ATGGGTGGAACGGATTCGCGGAATGGTGCTCTCGACACTGTTCGCGAGCGACTCAACGTCGTCACTCAGGAGACGCGATTTTCGCTCATCCAGGACATTCTCGGGCATCCGTCGGGGCTGCCGACGCTGAAGGAGTTGGACTACGTCAATCCGAGCCGGAGTCAAACGACGATTCGCCAGCATCTACAGCGCCTCGTCGAGACGGGCATCGTCGAGAAAGTCGAACTCCCTGAGGACCGTCGGCAGAACGATCTCCCGTACACGTTCTACGGAACCAGCGAGGAGGGGCGTCGATTCCTCGAGGAGCACAAGCTTTTGCGCGCAGAGGAGACCCTACGGAAGATCTACGACCGGGTCGAGAAGACCGCCGAGATCGAGCGCTACGAGTCAGCCCCGCGTCCCGAGCGGTGA
- a CDS encoding ATP-binding protein, translating to MSILETAISVIVFLGLFASVEYVTYRVMECKHEKRGIYRLFFMLGWTTLALLHMWVVAPLLNLPPTVVVGLGLGILAIHIGGDLRIPILKTVGVIGLYPFALVYQFFVILLLVAEGITFVATLITISQLNFLSGIGPSDPQIQAALGLGIAASLIAILYYDPQGENGYYYATGRHLPSPSIDSEGIKEMVQENQHRTNRSSGQGVDTSTSKIETPDGHHPGTSRAPAMTPGDQEFEYNWTRSDISFDDVAGYYDVKERLAEEVLQPVQAAARGDDRYDRFGIEPSRGILFYGPPGTGKTLFARALAGELNISFLELGPADVTSKWINEGPQRIRQLFEEAEAVGPCVIFLDEAEHLFGGRDVGAGGAHAEDRKITSELLVHLTAEDRTAIVVGATNRPEDIDPAILRPGRLATHVEIGLPGEESRHAIFQSKLRGVPHDLTGAQLAQLASHTAGLSGADIEELVTDAKRRAALRDAQTVSVEDFPTPEELDTMTKDTHPESTADVDLSDIDGSASENAFDDDSTVGFQ from the coding sequence ATGAGCATTCTCGAAACTGCTATTAGCGTCATCGTTTTTCTCGGTCTCTTCGCGAGCGTCGAGTACGTGACCTACCGAGTCATGGAGTGCAAGCACGAGAAGCGTGGTATCTACCGACTGTTCTTCATGCTCGGTTGGACGACATTGGCCCTCCTCCACATGTGGGTAGTCGCACCCCTACTGAATTTACCGCCGACTGTAGTCGTTGGACTGGGCCTTGGAATCCTAGCGATACACATCGGAGGGGATTTGCGAATCCCTATTCTGAAAACCGTCGGTGTGATCGGTCTATATCCATTCGCGTTGGTCTACCAATTCTTTGTTATACTGTTGTTGGTCGCTGAGGGAATCACATTTGTCGCCACCCTCATCACGATCTCCCAACTGAACTTCCTCTCAGGGATTGGCCCGAGTGATCCGCAGATACAAGCAGCACTCGGATTAGGGATTGCTGCCTCCCTCATCGCCATACTTTACTACGATCCACAGGGTGAGAACGGTTACTACTACGCCACTGGACGTCACCTACCCAGTCCGTCCATAGATTCTGAAGGAATCAAGGAGATGGTTCAAGAGAATCAACATAGAACGAATAGATCGTCTGGGCAAGGAGTAGATACGTCTACGTCGAAAATCGAGACTCCTGATGGCCACCATCCAGGAACCTCACGAGCACCGGCAATGACACCGGGTGATCAAGAATTCGAATACAACTGGACTCGGTCGGACATCAGCTTCGACGACGTCGCTGGCTACTATGATGTGAAAGAACGACTCGCTGAAGAGGTCCTCCAGCCTGTCCAAGCAGCGGCACGCGGTGACGACCGATACGATCGATTCGGGATCGAACCGTCACGTGGAATTCTCTTCTACGGCCCACCAGGCACCGGTAAGACCCTGTTCGCGAGAGCGCTCGCTGGCGAACTCAATATTTCGTTCCTTGAGCTGGGCCCGGCGGACGTGACTAGCAAGTGGATTAACGAAGGACCTCAGCGGATCCGACAGCTCTTCGAGGAAGCCGAGGCAGTCGGCCCCTGCGTCATCTTCCTCGACGAGGCCGAGCACCTCTTCGGCGGTCGCGACGTCGGCGCTGGTGGAGCGCACGCCGAGGACAGAAAGATCACCAGCGAGTTACTCGTTCATCTCACCGCCGAGGATCGAACGGCCATCGTCGTCGGAGCAACGAATCGGCCCGAGGACATCGACCCCGCGATTCTTCGCCCTGGACGACTCGCAACGCACGTCGAGATCGGTCTTCCGGGAGAGGAGAGCCGTCACGCGATTTTCCAGTCGAAATTGCGGGGGGTTCCACACGACCTCACTGGGGCACAACTGGCACAGCTCGCGAGCCACACTGCCGGTCTCAGCGGAGCTGACATTGAGGAACTCGTTACAGATGCCAAGCGCCGAGCTGCACTACGGGATGCACAGACAGTCTCCGTCGAGGATTTCCCCACTCCCGAGGAACTCGATACGATGACGAAAGACACCCATCCCGAATCGACTGCCGACGTCGATCTATCCGACATCGATGGTTCCGCCTCAGAGAACGCGTTCGACGATGACTCTACTGTCGGATTCCAGTAA
- a CDS encoding VirB4 family type IV secretion system protein translates to MIKRFTQAFSNETTEESVERRPIDELSGDETRHALDYLALLDRETTTENIEWAAYQLQADDVDLATPMETLKERGELDKRLIAPRVVQDYPKFQVRDDRISQVLTVTSFPRKVGLGWLVPLTLSDVDLRLSLHVQPRAAKDVRRQLQKRYTQAVTSLSVKQKRGRTDTYQDELERQDLERLLRNTIRGTTKLYDVAIYLELVADTQEGLDEMLDRVEAILAEQDVDLSPVKHQQLEAIGSVAPLASDTIDNTHPIQLEALGTFFNLVEPSIYDPEGVLFGFDDTKRPVILDRYALSGHSMAISGKTGSGKSYFRKLEIYRRLLADPNVQCILFDPAGDDYPRFAQSLGGEVIRFGGNYTVNPMDISPPADAEQENGDDTYALTIRSVIEMLHTHFDQRDGMSAGEEGILIQAAHYAYISKGIILGEFDTYGRESPTLDDLIRGVNVIAAGGLEAAHEAGVIDGVELGQFQSYGVPNAEEAELGDEVGPLHGGVISISDTIVTPTDHHQELARSLQPKFESFKPGGINHNLNGQTNLDLSSRLVVMDMSSFADTGEMPLILHAMLSWAYLEAKQSPYKVDVTFDEAHYLLGRPAARDLINLYIRHARHYEAGLTLMSQTAHEFVRTNERREVYENCDVKCLFYAESVSEQTAEYYGFSTDEIRFIQTAARGQDSDYSECLLATSVHGRRRLEIRSGPFEHTVLDDALDPWDWLAGVEGIDLAEGDGTSRDAAFHEDLEMTDLPHVMNRDMDLQMAMEADHEDVHAADLNDVVDADPEIDPDGGSDAVTNGHTTEEP, encoded by the coding sequence ATGATCAAACGATTCACCCAGGCGTTCAGTAACGAGACAACAGAGGAGTCGGTCGAGCGGCGTCCGATCGACGAACTCTCGGGCGATGAGACGCGCCACGCGCTGGACTACCTCGCGCTGCTCGACCGCGAGACCACCACCGAGAACATCGAGTGGGCGGCGTACCAGCTCCAAGCTGACGACGTCGACCTCGCCACCCCGATGGAAACCCTGAAAGAGCGCGGCGAGCTCGACAAGCGGCTCATCGCTCCCCGAGTCGTCCAGGACTACCCGAAGTTCCAGGTCCGTGACGACCGCATCTCGCAGGTTCTCACGGTGACCTCGTTCCCCCGGAAGGTGGGCCTCGGTTGGCTGGTGCCGCTGACCCTATCGGATGTCGATCTGCGGCTGTCGCTCCACGTCCAGCCGCGGGCCGCGAAAGACGTCCGTCGCCAGCTCCAGAAGCGCTACACGCAGGCCGTCACCTCGCTGTCGGTCAAACAGAAACGCGGCCGTACCGACACCTACCAGGACGAACTCGAACGGCAGGACCTCGAACGGCTCCTGCGGAACACCATCCGCGGGACGACCAAGCTCTACGATGTCGCGATTTACCTCGAACTGGTCGCCGACACGCAGGAGGGCCTCGACGAGATGCTCGACCGGGTGGAGGCCATCCTCGCCGAACAGGACGTCGACCTCAGCCCGGTGAAACACCAGCAACTCGAGGCCATTGGATCGGTCGCCCCACTAGCGAGCGACACCATCGACAACACGCACCCGATTCAGCTCGAGGCGCTGGGGACGTTCTTCAACCTCGTCGAACCCTCCATCTACGACCCCGAGGGCGTCCTGTTCGGGTTCGACGATACGAAGCGGCCTGTGATCCTCGACCGCTACGCGCTGTCGGGCCACTCGATGGCGATCTCGGGGAAGACGGGGTCGGGAAAGAGCTACTTCCGGAAGCTGGAGATCTACCGGCGACTGCTCGCAGACCCGAACGTCCAGTGCATCCTGTTTGACCCGGCGGGTGACGACTACCCGCGGTTCGCACAGTCCCTCGGCGGCGAAGTGATCCGCTTCGGCGGGAACTACACCGTCAATCCGATGGACATCTCGCCGCCGGCGGATGCCGAACAGGAGAACGGCGACGACACCTACGCGCTGACGATTCGGTCGGTCATCGAGATGCTCCACACTCACTTCGACCAGCGTGACGGCATGTCCGCCGGCGAGGAGGGCATTCTCATTCAGGCCGCCCATTACGCCTACATCTCGAAGGGAATCATCCTCGGCGAGTTCGACACCTACGGGCGGGAGTCACCCACGCTCGACGACCTCATCCGCGGTGTCAACGTGATCGCTGCCGGCGGCCTCGAAGCCGCCCACGAGGCGGGTGTCATCGACGGAGTCGAACTCGGACAGTTCCAGTCCTACGGCGTTCCGAACGCCGAAGAGGCGGAGCTCGGCGACGAGGTGGGACCTCTCCACGGAGGGGTAATCTCGATCTCGGATACGATTGTCACGCCGACCGACCATCATCAGGAACTCGCTCGGAGCCTCCAGCCGAAGTTCGAGTCGTTCAAACCGGGAGGTATCAACCACAACCTGAACGGCCAGACGAACCTCGATCTCTCCTCACGACTCGTCGTGATGGACATGAGTTCGTTCGCCGACACCGGCGAGATGCCGCTCATCCTCCATGCGATGCTCTCGTGGGCCTACCTGGAGGCCAAGCAGTCGCCCTACAAGGTGGATGTCACGTTCGACGAAGCCCACTACCTACTGGGCCGACCCGCTGCCCGGGACCTGATCAACCTGTACATCCGCCACGCGCGTCACTACGAGGCTGGACTGACGCTGATGAGCCAAACCGCCCACGAGTTCGTCCGGACGAACGAGCGCCGCGAGGTCTACGAGAACTGTGACGTGAAGTGCCTGTTCTACGCCGAATCGGTCTCGGAGCAGACGGCAGAGTACTACGGCTTCTCGACCGACGAGATTCGATTCATCCAGACGGCAGCCCGCGGACAGGATTCGGACTACTCGGAGTGTTTACTGGCGACTAGCGTCCACGGGCGGCGCCGCCTCGAAATCCGGAGCGGGCCGTTCGAGCACACCGTCTTGGACGACGCGCTCGATCCGTGGGACTGGCTCGCCGGCGTCGAGGGGATCGATCTCGCCGAGGGTGACGGAACATCCAGAGACGCGGCATTCCACGAGGACCTCGAGATGACCGACCTCCCGCACGTGATGAACCGCGATATGGACCTCCAGATGGCGATGGAGGCCGATCACGAGGATGTCCACGCGGCCGACCTCAACGACGTCGTCGACGCCGACCCGGAGATCGATCCTGACGGGGGATCGGACGCAGTCACGAACGGCCACACGACGGAGGAACCGTGA
- a CDS encoding DUF7139 domain-containing protein, whose protein sequence is MTPENGAGAGGSTLDLLGFENVRDGGVIETPTAYTMLIEIEPREWLTLSEERRNSLYVSYMTFLRGLQFPTQFLTLTTRFNGDQYIEKFVGVDAPGTPTGQPTATVDDQEIADEPATDGGAVVGTDSDRVTDSPLLEYGRIAHAEWLDRTIALANVRDRRFFVAVAVKKGEDEEGGRFDAITNALPFGGRAATVDDEDPYLDEVWARVQRVASQLPRTQVETTILDDRADVLDILYQVYRGQEAPIRFEHGVFTQPDEDTLTDSTTGESLDLATAFEQADREAELANPESDPEPRPESTGDLPYGGRVQEEYIDQVDNSRILAWYARTVGPIGRGKHYHSPLSVYAGVTLFATALLFAATALSAFLGSGQVGDVPYLLVREASFGLAAGSLPTFLLSLVILLPSGRRSTAIGLAGVGVTAVAVGLFEQAYPTQWTSTPTGTTALVVEVYAAGLFLLVVGVALALRARRSALDVIEGDVEQLADAVDEDHGGADPPEGTDV, encoded by the coding sequence GTGACCCCCGAGAACGGGGCGGGCGCTGGAGGGTCGACACTCGACCTCCTCGGCTTCGAAAACGTTCGCGACGGTGGGGTCATCGAGACACCGACGGCGTACACGATGTTGATCGAGATCGAGCCTCGCGAGTGGCTCACGCTTTCAGAAGAACGCCGGAATAGCCTGTACGTCTCGTACATGACGTTCCTGCGGGGCCTGCAATTCCCAACGCAGTTCTTAACGCTCACGACTCGGTTCAACGGCGACCAGTACATCGAGAAGTTCGTCGGGGTTGACGCTCCCGGCACACCGACCGGCCAGCCGACCGCGACCGTCGACGATCAAGAGATTGCAGATGAACCAGCTACGGACGGCGGTGCGGTGGTCGGGACGGACAGCGACCGAGTGACCGACTCGCCACTCCTCGAGTACGGCCGGATCGCCCACGCCGAGTGGCTGGACCGGACGATTGCGCTTGCGAACGTTCGCGACCGGCGTTTCTTCGTCGCCGTCGCAGTCAAGAAAGGAGAGGACGAAGAGGGTGGCCGCTTCGACGCCATCACCAATGCACTCCCCTTCGGGGGTCGCGCGGCGACTGTCGACGACGAAGATCCATATCTCGACGAGGTCTGGGCCCGCGTTCAGCGGGTCGCCTCGCAGTTGCCGCGCACGCAGGTCGAGACGACTATCCTCGATGACCGCGCCGACGTCCTCGACATTCTCTATCAGGTATACCGAGGCCAAGAAGCCCCGATTAGATTCGAACACGGCGTCTTCACACAGCCGGATGAAGACACGCTGACGGACTCCACGACCGGCGAATCGCTCGACCTCGCGACGGCCTTCGAGCAGGCCGACCGGGAAGCTGAACTCGCCAACCCGGAATCCGATCCCGAGCCTCGTCCCGAGTCGACAGGTGATCTGCCGTACGGCGGGCGCGTCCAAGAGGAATACATCGACCAGGTCGACAACTCCCGTATCCTCGCGTGGTACGCTCGAACGGTCGGCCCAATCGGACGCGGAAAGCACTACCACTCGCCACTGTCGGTATATGCCGGCGTGACGCTGTTCGCGACAGCGCTCCTGTTCGCGGCCACGGCCCTCAGTGCGTTCCTCGGAAGCGGTCAGGTTGGAGATGTGCCGTACTTGCTCGTGCGAGAGGCGTCGTTCGGGCTCGCAGCCGGAAGCCTTCCGACGTTCCTGCTGAGTCTGGTCATCCTGCTCCCGTCGGGACGGCGATCGACAGCCATCGGCCTCGCCGGCGTCGGTGTGACGGCCGTCGCTGTGGGGCTGTTCGAGCAGGCGTATCCGACGCAGTGGACCAGCACGCCGACCGGGACCACGGCCCTCGTCGTCGAGGTGTACGCCGCGGGGCTGTTTCTGCTGGTCGTCGGCGTCGCACTTGCGCTCCGGGCCCGTCGCAGCGCTCTCGACGTAATCGAGGGTGATGTCGAGCAGCTTGCCGACGCGGTCGACGAGGATCACGGTGGGGCAGATCCACCGGAGGGAACCGATGTTTGA
- a CDS encoding Ig-like domain-containing protein, which produces MVLIIVSSAVIGAAAGALVIPNPEPGVEKHYDDTFRVLASNDRDPGRSSQTVGVYEYADNGSITAVNRTVVTQPVQLWDSNIQSRDALVIANESDMYQSGLHGFVQIPYRDRWTPLTDWWNTEFRILPLYSADPSRATSTDGHYTVEVRHPNGWWNPVYNAEVERVDGNLTVTNPDEALVLSSYYSTVIDRKIQIVEGLLQHSAMAPSPAAARSTSSVPTRNGSEVFPTTDGASVGLQWRPGSHELVRDAYVGNIDVAPGVWYRGRYITPSWQLSTYVPWDYRVDVPSDYSESGSCTIGNNTYSLTRWADYRLLDSDAEVVNVTAGNISLDYARPGMWTTVNLTSSAPRRLPPGRYDLTATLRIETELETHYGVSSARCSEWDSIRTTNRTVELQYTVPIETVNSDDLSVDVQVYDRPGRDVVSVNWTGEQGLAAGAAAWEDVEVQIGEKTMYVTAPWRFYSVSRNTHVEERTSGGTTAVEASHSYRGTYPAMLHYRMSPANVSVLADQPADQHIWWNRTYVARNRSVPATPLPSSIIATQNTKPTYLYDQFAGVLKSTDQVTGESVTAEASDVWGLPVDTSVSVTRYRESELTVTVNQSAGTAVVFLTSATGLPLPGRTITFDGAAVDSVTTGADGRATVDVTGTIVRAHFAGDYWRDSRPTYYLDAHGYGVSQTAFVGGATGVLGYLSAAISNAAIFAEWLVFGIFALLWMRFMRERPASRR; this is translated from the coding sequence ATGGTACTCATCATCGTCTCGAGCGCGGTCATCGGTGCTGCTGCGGGTGCGCTCGTCATTCCCAATCCCGAGCCAGGTGTCGAGAAACACTACGACGACACGTTCCGGGTCCTCGCGAGCAACGATCGCGATCCCGGACGCAGTTCTCAGACCGTCGGCGTCTACGAGTACGCAGACAACGGAAGCATCACGGCCGTCAACAGGACGGTCGTCACCCAGCCAGTCCAGCTGTGGGACTCGAATATTCAGTCGCGAGATGCTTTGGTCATCGCGAACGAGTCCGATATGTACCAGAGCGGACTGCACGGTTTCGTTCAGATCCCCTATCGTGACCGCTGGACGCCGCTAACGGACTGGTGGAACACCGAGTTCCGAATCCTCCCGCTCTACTCGGCTGACCCCTCCCGAGCGACGAGTACCGACGGTCACTATACAGTCGAGGTCCGCCACCCGAACGGCTGGTGGAATCCGGTGTACAACGCCGAGGTTGAACGCGTCGACGGCAACCTCACCGTCACCAACCCGGACGAGGCGCTCGTCCTCTCGTCGTACTACAGCACGGTGATCGACCGGAAAATCCAGATCGTCGAAGGTCTCCTCCAGCACTCTGCGATGGCACCCAGTCCGGCAGCCGCTCGAAGTACATCCTCGGTCCCGACCCGCAATGGGAGCGAAGTATTCCCCACGACCGACGGTGCAAGTGTCGGCCTCCAGTGGCGCCCCGGCTCCCACGAACTGGTCCGGGATGCCTACGTGGGGAACATTGACGTCGCCCCCGGGGTGTGGTATCGCGGTCGATACATCACCCCGAGCTGGCAGCTGTCCACCTACGTTCCGTGGGACTACCGGGTCGACGTGCCGTCGGACTACAGCGAAAGCGGGTCCTGTACCATCGGGAACAACACCTACTCGCTTACTCGATGGGCCGACTACCGGCTGCTCGATTCGGATGCAGAGGTTGTGAACGTCACCGCCGGGAACATCAGTCTCGACTATGCTCGCCCGGGAATGTGGACGACGGTCAACCTCACCAGCTCGGCCCCACGTCGGCTCCCGCCGGGACGGTACGACCTCACGGCGACGCTCCGCATCGAAACCGAACTGGAGACACACTACGGCGTGTCGAGCGCCCGCTGCTCAGAGTGGGACTCGATCCGGACGACCAACCGGACGGTCGAACTCCAGTACACCGTGCCCATCGAGACGGTCAACAGCGACGACCTCTCGGTGGACGTCCAGGTGTACGACCGGCCCGGTCGAGACGTGGTCTCGGTCAACTGGACCGGCGAGCAAGGCCTCGCTGCCGGCGCCGCGGCGTGGGAGGATGTCGAGGTACAGATCGGCGAGAAGACGATGTACGTGACCGCTCCGTGGCGGTTCTACTCGGTTTCGCGGAACACCCACGTCGAAGAGCGGACGAGCGGCGGCACGACCGCTGTCGAGGCGTCGCACTCCTATCGGGGCACGTATCCGGCGATGCTCCACTACCGAATGAGTCCGGCGAACGTGAGCGTCCTCGCCGACCAGCCTGCCGATCAGCACATCTGGTGGAACCGAACGTACGTCGCCCGGAATCGGTCCGTTCCGGCAACGCCGCTCCCAAGTTCGATCATCGCGACGCAGAACACGAAACCGACGTACCTCTACGACCAGTTCGCCGGGGTCCTGAAGAGCACCGACCAGGTGACCGGCGAGTCCGTCACGGCAGAGGCGAGTGACGTGTGGGGGCTTCCTGTGGATACGTCGGTGAGTGTGACCCGCTATCGGGAATCCGAGCTCACCGTCACTGTCAACCAGTCTGCGGGGACAGCCGTGGTGTTCCTCACGAGTGCGACCGGCCTCCCGCTTCCCGGGCGTACCATCACTTTCGACGGGGCAGCCGTAGACAGCGTCACAACTGGCGCGGATGGTCGGGCGACCGTCGACGTGACAGGGACGATCGTCCGAGCGCATTTCGCTGGTGACTACTGGCGCGATTCGCGTCCGACCTACTATCTCGACGCCCACGGATATGGCGTGTCACAGACGGCGTTCGTTGGTGGGGCGACCGGGGTACTCGGCTACCTGAGCGCGGCTATCTCGAACGCAGCCATATTCGCGGAGTGGCTGGTCTTCGGGATCTTCGCGTTGCTGTGGATGCGATTCATGCGGGAGCGACCGGCGAGCAGGCGGTAG
- a CDS encoding metal-dependent hydrolase: protein MWDFRGDSPSDTENDYIGVTQSGNEGAPIRSGTDRTMHRDGHRGIALLLMLPLTGLFGIVGFAMTVVAVAVCRLPDLDHDYDWLPHRGPTHTVWFALGVGAVACAGLYVGLLAAPVVLPAWPIAVLAGTTVFLGVISHLLADALTVGRGDHTVRPFRPVSPLPLRFGLFRADSRVWNAGFLVGGIVGQVLALCWFYFPAIL, encoded by the coding sequence ATGTGGGATTTTCGTGGGGACAGCCCCTCAGACACCGAGAACGACTATATCGGAGTCACCCAATCTGGGAATGAGGGTGCCCCGATTAGGAGTGGCACCGACCGGACTATGCACAGGGATGGACACCGAGGAATCGCGCTCCTGTTGATGCTCCCACTGACAGGGCTGTTTGGGATCGTCGGCTTCGCCATGACGGTGGTCGCAGTAGCGGTCTGTCGCCTTCCAGATCTCGACCACGACTACGATTGGCTCCCCCACCGCGGGCCGACGCACACCGTCTGGTTCGCGCTGGGTGTCGGCGCGGTCGCCTGCGCAGGGCTCTACGTCGGCCTGCTGGCAGCGCCGGTCGTCCTCCCTGCTTGGCCGATTGCGGTACTCGCCGGGACGACGGTGTTCCTCGGGGTCATCTCACATTTGCTGGCGGATGCGCTGACCGTCGGTCGCGGTGATCACACAGTTCGTCCCTTCCGACCAGTGTCCCCGCTTCCGCTTCGGTTCGGACTGTTTAGGGCCGACTCGAGGGTATGGAATGCAGGGTTCTTAGTCGGGGGAATCGTCGGTCAAGTACTCGCATTGTGCTGGTTTTACTTCCCGGCGATACTCTGA